One Bacillus sp. 1780r2a1 DNA segment encodes these proteins:
- a CDS encoding ACT domain-containing protein yields the protein MQQKRAVVSVIGQDQVGIISSVTTILSNQGVNILDISQTILQDFFTMMMIVDVSTTELNSLQHSLNNISEELGLKIHVQLEETFQAMHRV from the coding sequence ATGCAACAAAAGCGCGCTGTGGTTAGCGTAATTGGACAAGATCAAGTAGGTATCATTTCGAGCGTCACAACTATCTTATCAAATCAAGGTGTTAATATTCTCGATATTAGTCAGACAATATTACAAGATTTTTTTACAATGATGATGATTGTCGATGTATCAACTACTGAACTAAACTCGCTACAACATTCTTTAAATAACATTAGCGAAGAGCTTGGTTTAAAAATTCACGTGCAGCTTGAAGAAACGTTCCAAGCTATGCACCGCGTATAA
- a CDS encoding PFL family protein, with product MSIALTEMMETIRMVQMENLDIRTVTMGISLRDCADSNFETMNQNVYNKIVSYAGELKETAEQVEKEYGIPIVNKRISITPIAEILGHATVEETITLAKTLDRAAQQVGVDFIGGFSALIHKGISKSDQTLLDALPEALSVTERVCSSISVATTRTGINMDAVKQLGIIIKEAAERTKDRDGIACAKLVVFCNPVEDNPFMAGAFHGSGEGEVVLNVGVSGPGVVLNALKRHPNADLGEVSEVIKKTVFKITRAGELIGRVVAERLNVPFGIMDLSLAPTNAINDSVAEILEEIGLERVGTHGTIAALALMNDAVKKGGAMASSYVGGLSGAFIPVSEDNGMIKGITDGSLNLSKLEAMTCVCSVGLDMIALTGDVSPATLSGIIADEAAIGMINKKTTAVRVIPVPGKNEGEMVEFGGLLGRAPVMGVNPYSSERLVNRGGRIPAPLQALIN from the coding sequence ATGAGCATTGCCTTAACAGAAATGATGGAAACCATCCGCATGGTCCAAATGGAAAACCTTGATATCCGTACAGTAACAATGGGTATTAGTTTAAGAGACTGTGCAGATTCTAACTTTGAAACAATGAATCAAAATGTTTACAATAAAATTGTTTCATATGCAGGCGAATTAAAAGAAACAGCGGAACAGGTTGAAAAAGAATATGGAATTCCAATTGTCAATAAGCGCATATCAATTACTCCTATCGCAGAGATTTTAGGCCATGCAACGGTTGAAGAAACAATTACCCTTGCTAAAACACTAGACCGCGCTGCACAGCAGGTTGGCGTTGATTTTATCGGTGGCTTCTCAGCTCTTATTCATAAAGGAATTTCAAAAAGTGATCAAACGCTACTGGACGCGCTGCCTGAAGCTCTTAGCGTAACAGAACGCGTTTGTTCTTCCATCTCAGTAGCTACCACTCGTACGGGTATTAATATGGATGCTGTGAAACAGCTCGGTATTATTATTAAAGAAGCTGCGGAACGTACAAAAGATCGTGACGGCATTGCTTGTGCAAAACTTGTGGTTTTTTGTAATCCTGTTGAAGACAATCCATTTATGGCCGGAGCTTTTCACGGATCCGGTGAAGGTGAAGTGGTCTTAAATGTAGGTGTTAGTGGTCCTGGTGTTGTTTTAAATGCATTAAAACGTCATCCTAACGCTGATTTAGGTGAAGTATCTGAAGTAATTAAAAAAACGGTATTCAAAATTACGCGCGCTGGTGAGTTAATTGGACGCGTCGTAGCTGAGCGACTAAACGTCCCCTTCGGTATCATGGACTTATCGCTAGCGCCTACTAATGCTATTAACGACAGCGTTGCTGAAATCTTAGAAGAAATTGGTTTAGAACGTGTGGGCACTCACGGTACAATTGCTGCTTTAGCACTTATGAACGATGCTGTAAAAAAAGGTGGTGCAATGGCTAGCTCTTACGTCGGTGGGCTAAGCGGGGCTTTTATTCCCGTAAGTGAAGATAATGGGATGATTAAAGGAATTACTGATGGTTCTCTAAATCTGTCAAAACTTGAAGCGATGACTTGCGTATGTTCCGTTGGTTTAGATATGATCGCCTTAACAGGGGATGTTAGTCCTGCTACGCTTTCCGGAATAATTGCTGATGAAGCGGCAATTGGAATGATTAACAAAAAAACAACGGCTGTACGTGTTATTCCTGTACCCGGTAAAAATGAAGGTGAAATGGTCGAGTTCGGTGGCCTTCTAGGCCGAGCGCCAGTTATGGGTGTTAATCCTTACAGCTCTGAACGATTGGTAAATCGCGGTGGACGAATTCCTGCTCCCTTACAAGCATTGATTAATTAA
- a CDS encoding carboxypeptidase, protein MTLKKKITVLSLSSIMTLGVFTSTTLPAQAVGNGPNVGQNETINTSILHTYEEMVNFLKTQEAKQSAMNLEVIGQTVKGRDIHLVKYISNPDNPTILFLTQQHGNEQLTTEGTLEFIKHLGTNKTKGILDNVNILIVPMLNADGAMGDVNFSLDDYRASGDRHLTRYNAMEVDLNRDHVKKEQPETKALHNNVLSKYKIDYMIDLHHQGTQSERDGKLVSGSILYPTNPQVKPEVVEKSKKLGSVVFHSVDSKGWGHLGKYAGGSDNAIGRNGAATEYGIATLLFEMRGMSDHNNESYVLGQKSNGYLIKQTITTLDSTVRAIADGSIEKADTSFWDTLATQTTRPSGEDE, encoded by the coding sequence ATGACATTGAAAAAGAAAATCACGGTATTATCATTATCTAGTATTATGACATTAGGGGTATTTACATCAACTACACTACCTGCTCAAGCTGTTGGAAACGGTCCAAACGTTGGTCAAAATGAAACGATCAACACGTCAATTCTCCATACATATGAAGAAATGGTAAACTTCTTAAAAACGCAAGAAGCAAAACAAAGCGCAATGAACCTTGAAGTCATTGGACAAACTGTAAAAGGTCGCGACATTCATTTAGTCAAGTACATATCAAATCCAGACAACCCAACCATTTTGTTTTTAACACAGCAGCATGGAAATGAACAACTAACGACTGAAGGAACTCTAGAGTTTATTAAACACCTAGGGACTAATAAAACAAAAGGAATTCTTGACAATGTAAATATTTTAATTGTACCAATGTTGAACGCTGACGGAGCGATGGGCGACGTAAACTTCTCATTGGATGACTATAGAGCAAGCGGAGATCGTCACTTAACTCGTTATAATGCCATGGAAGTAGACTTAAACCGTGACCATGTAAAAAAAGAGCAACCTGAAACAAAGGCTCTTCATAATAACGTATTAAGTAAATATAAGATTGACTACATGATTGATTTGCATCATCAAGGTACACAAAGTGAACGTGACGGAAAACTTGTGTCCGGTTCTATTCTTTATCCAACAAATCCCCAGGTAAAGCCTGAAGTGGTTGAGAAATCGAAAAAGCTAGGGTCTGTTGTCTTTCATTCCGTTGACTCAAAAGGTTGGGGACACCTTGGTAAATATGCTGGCGGTTCTGATAACGCGATTGGCCGTAACGGCGCTGCGACTGAGTATGGTATTGCAACCCTTCTCTTTGAAATGCGCGGAATGTCCGATCACAACAACGAATCATATGTACTTGGTCAAAAAAGCAACGGCTATTTAATTAAACAAACAATCACTACTTTAGACTCAACTGTACGAGCTATTGCGGATGGCTCAATAGAAAAAGCAGATACAAGCTTTTGGGACACGCTTGCTACTCAAACAACTCGTCCTTCTGGAGAAGACGAGTAA
- a CDS encoding cold-shock protein: MEQGKVKWFNAEKGFGFIERENGDDVFVHFSAIQSEGFKSLDEGQAVTFEVEQGQRGPQATNVQKA, from the coding sequence ATGGAACAAGGTAAAGTAAAATGGTTTAACGCAGAAAAAGGTTTTGGATTCATCGAGCGCGAAAACGGAGACGATGTATTCGTACATTTCTCAGCAATCCAAAGCGAAGGTTTCAAATCTTTAGATGAAGGTCAAGCTGTAACTTTTGAAGTTGAGCAAGGTCAACGTGGACCTCAAGCTACTAACGTTCAAAAAGCATAA